In Sphingobacterium sp. R2, the genomic stretch CATATTTATCAGCGAGCTTACCTATAAAAGGTCCAAACAACAATCCTGGTATGCCATACCCTAGCAACGCCAATCCCACACCTTCTTCATTTAAATGATAGTTCTTGAAAAAGAAATACCCCGTCCACGCAAATACTCCACTATGAAACATAGAATTAAAAAGTACAAACATGTAAGTTCGCCAACCTCTTGGCAGTAGAATAATATTCTTGTAATTCTTAATCGTATTCGTCAAGCTGAACTCTTTTTCAGATTGGTCCTGAACAAAATTTTTATGATTGATCAGCAAAACGACAAAAATCAATAAACCAACCAAAGCAACAATCCAAAATAACATCTGCCATCCAACAAATGCAGTCAACAACGCTCCCGAGCTCGAACCAAAAGCTGTACCAGCGGCCATAAATCCAAAAAAAACACCTAGTGCATGCCCCCTCTTTTCATAAGGAAATTGATCTCCTATCCAACCAATCGTTGTAGGAGCTACCCCTCCTGCTATTATACCGGTCAACAACCTCAGAATGATCATTTGATCGATAGTGTTCACAAAACCTGTAAAACCTGTCACCAATATAAAGCCGATCATGGAAAATATAATTATGGGAAATCGCCCATATTTATCTGACAAAGGCGCGTATATTAGAGTAGATAGTCCATAGCTTAACAAATATGCAGGCTCGATAAAACTTACATAACGAACAGACACACCGAAGAGTGAAGAAAGCTGAGGTAAGATCGGTGCTACCATAAATCCCTGAAAGAAAACTATAAAAGTCCCCAGCGATAAAATTACCACTAAGGTCATTGTCGGCCTTGCTTTTTTTATTTGAGAAAGTGTGTCCTGAATTACTTTATCTGTATTCATTTTTGAAAAATATATTTTACATCGCAAATAAAATAAAGAATGACATGACTATAGCATTACAGAAACTGACTGATTAACTAGTACAGTTTGTAATAAAGAACTGCTTACAAAAGGATATTTACAATAACTTTATCAGAAAAAATAGGCGCTTGATAAATGATTGATATCATTGCTTGTTTTTGCTCATCATAAAGTTGTGATGTAATTTCCTGATATGCGCTAGGATCGATTTTTTGCCATACCCATACTTTTCATGGATTTGCTGTTGCGTGCCTTGCGAGGCAAAGGTATCTGGCAGACCAAGGCGCTTTATGACAGATGAATAACCGTGCTCGACCATAAACTCCATTACGCCGCTCCCCACACCTCCGACAATACAGCCGTCTTCTATTGTAACGACAACTGAAAACTTTTGGAATACTTGATGTAATATATCTTCATCCAGCGGTTTGAAGAACCTTAGATCATAATGTGCTATTTCTATATGGTCAAGGGCAAGCTCCTCGCATACCGCTATTGCATATTGTCCGATAGGACCAAGAGAAAGTATTGCGATGTCATCACCATCTCTCATCTTCTGTCCTTTTCCTATTTCCAATTTCCTAAAGGAAGAATCAGTATCAGTACTTATACCATTTCCCTTAGGGTAACGGATAGCAAAAGGGCCTTCTTCCTCTTTTTCTTGAGCAGTGTACAGAAGATTTCTGAAATCTTCCAGATTAATTGGCGAAGCGCCTATAATATTGGGTACACACCGAAGAAAAGATATATCAAAAGCACCATGATGAGTTGGCCCGTCGGGACCAACAACTCCTGCCCTGTCGATGCAGAAAATAATATTCAACTTTTGGAGTGCAGCGTCATGGATAACTTGATCGTAGGCTCGCTGTAAAAAAGTAGAATATATCGTGCAGAACGGTATTAATCCGTCTGCGGCCAGACCAGCGGAAAAAGTAACGGCATGTTGCTCTGCGATCCCTACGTCAAAAACGCGATCAGGCATTTCCTTCTTCATTGTGGTAAGCGCACTTCCGGACATCATAGCGGGGGTTATGGCAATAATACGTTTGTTTTTTCGGGCGAGCTTGACTAATGTTTCACAGAATA encodes the following:
- a CDS encoding MFS transporter, whose protein sequence is MNTDKVIQDTLSQIKKARPTMTLVVILSLGTFIVFFQGFMVAPILPQLSSLFGVSVRYVSFIEPAYLLSYGLSTLIYAPLSDKYGRFPIIIFSMIGFILVTGFTGFVNTIDQMIILRLLTGIIAGGVAPTTIGWIGDQFPYEKRGHALGVFFGFMAAGTAFGSSSGALLTAFVGWQMLFWIVALVGLLIFVVLLINHKNFVQDQSEKEFSLTNTIKNYKNIILLPRGWRTYMFVLFNSMFHSGVFAWTGYFFFKNYHLNEEGVGLALLGYGIPGLLFGPFIGKLADKYGRNRIIPIGICVGALSAYLLGMNYTLTLSCIFIATLSLGFDMTHPLFAGIITTLSKQKGVAIGLFAFVMFMGYGLGSLGFSLIVNIGLNTSFKLFGLIAGIGAVMSMLAFKNEK